One segment of Cutaneotrichosporon cavernicola HIS019 DNA, chromosome: 4 DNA contains the following:
- a CDS encoding uncharacterized protein (SMP-30/Gluconolaconase/LRE-like region), with translation MPEIKTIARNLTFTECPRWHGGRWWFSDFYTHAIYSMKSDGSDLQKEVDVPGQPSGLGWLPDGHLIFVSMKDRKVMVRAADGTLSVHADVSSHVTGLPNDMVVGTDGVAYLGNFGFDLMGGDPPGPANLLRIALDGTVTIAAEGLHFPNGSVITPSNTLIVDETFGNRVSAFDITPTGLGPRRDWAVFGPLPQTAEDRAFAPDGCGLDAEGALWIADARGGRVCRVKEGGEIVQTVEPGTGVFACMLGGEDGRDLIMCCAPDFLEHKRRAAKEAELRVVRVDVPRAGLP, from the coding sequence ATGCCCGAAATCAAGACTATTGCCAGAAACTTGACGTTCACCGAGTGCCCACGCTGGCACGGCGGCCGCTGGTGGTTCTCCGACTTCTACACCCACGCAATCTACAGCATGAAGTCGGACGGTTCGGACCTgcagaaggaggtggacgTCCCCGGCCAGCCCTCGGGGCTCGGATGGCTTCCCGACGGCCACCTGATCTTCGTCTCGATGAAGGACCGCAAGGTCATGGTCCGCGCCGCGGACGGCACTCTCTCGGTCCACGCCGACGTATCTTCACACGTGACAGGCCTCCCGAACGACATGGTAGTTGGCACCGACGGCGTGGCCTATCTCGGCAATTTCGGCTTTGACTTAATGGGTGGTGACCCCCCCGGCCCCGCCAACCTCCTTCGCATCGCCCTCGATGGAACGGTCACGATCGCAGCCGAGGGTCTCCACTTCCCTAACGGCAGCGTCATTACTCCCAGCAACACGCTAATCGTCGACGAGACTTTCGGCAACCGCGTCTCGGCATTCGACATCACGCCGACTGGTCTGGGCCCACGGCGCGACTGGGCCGTCTTCGGTCCTCTTCCCCAGACGGCGGAGGATAGGGCGTTCGCGCCCGACGGGTGTGggctcgatgccgagggcgcgctGTGGATCGCCGATGCGAGGGGCGGCCGCGTCTGCCGCGTCAAAGAGGGCGGGGAGATCGTCCAGACTGTCGAGCCGGGGACTGGTGTGTTTGCCTGCATGCTTGGCGGGGAGGATGGGCGCGACCTCATCATGTGCTGCGCCCCTGACTTCCTCGAACATaagcgccgcgccgctAAGGAGGCCGAGTTGCGGGTTGTGCGTGTCGATGTTCCGCGGGCTGGGTTGCCGTAG